A segment of the Erythrobacter sp. F6033 genome:
AGAGCTCACTTATGTACGCTTCCCGGCGACGACCGACACGCCCGGCAGTCCGATCGTCTATCTATCAGGCGGCCCCGGCGGCTCTGGAATTGGCACCGCGACAGGACCGCGTTTCCCGCTGTTCATGGCGATGCGCCAGCACGGCGATGTGATCGCATTTGACCAGCGCGGCACCGGCCAATCTCAACAACCAGAACGCTGCACGTCCAGCGTAACAATCGGTGAAATGGAGCGGATCAACGACGCAGACCATGCCATGCGCTATCGGCTGGCGGTGCGTGAATGCGCGGGGCGCTGGGCTGAGCAAGGCGTTGATCTGCGCGGTTTCAGCACGGCCGAAAGCGCGCAGGACCTTTCTGACCTCCGACAGCATCTTGGGGCGGATCAAATTTCGCTGTGGTCGATTTCCTATGGCAGCCACTTGGCGCTGGCGGCGCTGGCCGCAATTCCGGACGAGCTCGACCGCGTGATCATGGCAGCGACCGAGGGCCTTGACCAAACGGTGAAACTGCCATCTCGCACACTCAGCTATTTTGAGCGCCTGCAGGCCGCCGTTGATCAGCAGCCTGAAGCAGCCCAGCTCTACCCCGACATTTTGGGCCTGATCAGCCGCGTTCACGCCAAGCTAGACGCGGAACCGATGACGGTCACCGTGCCGAAGCGTGATGGAACGACCTACGACATCCTCCTGCAAAAAAGGCATTTGCAGCAATTTGCGGGCGGAATGATTTCCGATCCGCAATTCGCGGCTGTGATGCTGATGATGTACCGGCAGCTTGAAGAGGGCGATCCGACTTTGATCACCTTTGTTTTGCAGCGTTTCTGGACCCCGGATGAGCCGATTACATTGTCGGCCATGTCAATGGCGATGGACCGCGCATCAGGCATCACGCCCGCCCGGCTTAAAGCGTTTGAACAGCAGACCGCGGCCTCTCCCGTGGGAGCTTATCTGAACTTTCCGATGCCGCAGATCCTTGGCGAGCTACAAGAGATCGACGCGGGTCCCGATTTTCGCGATGGCCCATTCGGGGACACGCCGGTCCTGATGTTAACCGGAACTTTGGACGGCAGAACCTATCCCGAGGGGCATGCCGAGGCGACCGCAGGGTTGAGCAATGTCGAGCAGATCATTGTCGAGAACGCAGGCCACAATCTGTTCATGACGTCACCGCAAGTTGGCGAGGCGATGCATACCTTTATGCGCGGCGGAGTGGCGAGGTCAGGTCGAATATTT
Coding sequences within it:
- a CDS encoding alpha/beta hydrolase translates to MKKPHLISALALVLGALAFTPSAAHAAPYEEAITFEARSGESVEAFQGTLTVPMNRSDPASGTTELTYVRFPATTDTPGSPIVYLSGGPGGSGIGTATGPRFPLFMAMRQHGDVIAFDQRGTGQSQQPERCTSSVTIGEMERINDADHAMRYRLAVRECAGRWAEQGVDLRGFSTAESAQDLSDLRQHLGADQISLWSISYGSHLALAALAAIPDELDRVIMAATEGLDQTVKLPSRTLSYFERLQAAVDQQPEAAQLYPDILGLISRVHAKLDAEPMTVTVPKRDGTTYDILLQKRHLQQFAGGMISDPQFAAVMLMMYRQLEEGDPTLITFVLQRFWTPDEPITLSAMSMAMDRASGITPARLKAFEQQTAASPVGAYLNFPMPQILGELQEIDAGPDFRDGPFGDTPVLMLTGTLDGRTYPEGHAEATAGLSNVEQIIVENAGHNLFMTSPQVGEAMHTFMRGGVARSGRIFVEAPDFSKLPELGE